One window of bacterium genomic DNA carries:
- the gatC gene encoding Asp-tRNA(Asn)/Glu-tRNA(Gln) amidotransferase subunit GatC: MEKKVIKKEDVEYLSKLARISLKEEEKDKFEKELEKILEYVSKLNEVNTENVTPSYHVLPIKNVFREDIPDKSTSKEEILKNAPDRDENFFKVPRII; this comes from the coding sequence ATGGAGAAAAAGGTAATAAAAAAAGAAGATGTTGAATATTTGAGTAAGTTAGCAAGAATTTCACTGAAAGAAGAAGAAAAAGATAAATTTGAAAAGGAACTTGAAAAAATACTTGAATATGTTTCAAAACTGAATGAGGTAAACACGGAAAACGTTACTCCTTCTTATCATGTTCTACCTATAAAAAATGTATTTAGAGAAGACATACCTGATAAATCCACATCAAAAGAAGAAATTTTAAAAAATGCTCCTGACAGGGACGAAAACTTTTTCAAGGTCCCGAGGATAATATGA